One Kaistella polysaccharea DNA segment encodes these proteins:
- a CDS encoding NAD(P)/FAD-dependent oxidoreductase: MITTDILIIGAGPTGLFTVFEAGLLKLKCHLIDALPQPGGQLTELYPKKPIFDIPGFPAINAGALVDNLMEQIKQFQPGFTLGETAQTLTKLEDGTFEVITNKGTVHHAKAVAIAGGLGTFEPRKPVLDNLSAYEENGVEYFIKEPEHLRNKKVVIAGGGDSALDWSIFLADIASEVTLIHRRNEFRGALDSVEKVQALKDQGKIHMMTPAEVRGLKGDGKLSAITIEKEGEIFDLETDYFIPLFGLTPKLGDIANWGLEIEKNAIVVNNALDYQTNIPGVYAIGDVNTYPGKLKLILCGFHEATLMCQSVYNMLNPGKKFVLKYTTVSGIDGFDGSRKEAEKAVVMKID, from the coding sequence TCGACGCTCTTCCGCAGCCAGGTGGTCAATTAACTGAACTTTACCCTAAAAAACCCATTTTTGATATTCCAGGATTCCCCGCAATAAATGCAGGTGCATTGGTTGATAATTTAATGGAACAAATTAAGCAGTTTCAGCCTGGTTTTACATTAGGCGAAACCGCACAAACATTGACCAAACTTGAGGACGGAACTTTCGAAGTCATCACCAATAAAGGAACTGTACATCATGCTAAAGCGGTCGCGATTGCAGGCGGATTAGGAACTTTTGAGCCGAGAAAACCTGTACTGGACAACTTGTCAGCTTATGAGGAAAATGGGGTGGAGTATTTTATAAAAGAACCTGAGCATTTGCGTAATAAAAAAGTAGTGATCGCTGGAGGTGGTGACTCCGCTTTAGACTGGAGTATTTTCTTGGCAGATATCGCCAGTGAAGTAACTTTGATTCATCGACGTAATGAATTCCGTGGAGCATTGGATTCTGTAGAAAAAGTTCAGGCGTTGAAAGATCAGGGAAAAATACACATGATGACTCCGGCAGAAGTAAGAGGTTTGAAAGGCGACGGAAAACTGAGCGCCATCACCATTGAAAAAGAAGGGGAAATTTTCGATCTCGAAACCGATTATTTTATTCCACTTTTTGGTTTAACTCCAAAATTGGGAGATATTGCCAATTGGGGTTTAGAAATTGAAAAAAATGCAATTGTTGTAAATAACGCTCTGGATTATCAAACGAATATTCCTGGAGTTTACGCCATTGGAGATGTTAACACCTATCCTGGGAAATTAAAACTGATTTTATGTGGTTTTCACGAAGCTACATTGATGTGTCAAAGTGTTTACAACATGCTGAATCCTGGTAAAAAGTTCGTCTTAAAATATACCACCGTGAGCGGAATCGATGGTTTTGACGGAAGTCGCAAGGAAGCAGAGAAAGCAGTGGTAATGAAAATTGACTAA
- a CDS encoding 2Fe-2S iron-sulfur cluster-binding protein, translating to MQDITLKITDRNGDLHEVVAPTDMSMNLMEVIRSYELAEEGTIGVCGGMAMCASCQVYVVEGSDKLTEMGAEEDAMLSEAFYVQENSRLGCQIHITEDIDGLEVAIAPYP from the coding sequence ATGCAGGACATTACGCTCAAAATTACTGACCGAAACGGAGATTTACATGAAGTGGTTGCGCCCACCGATATGTCGATGAATTTGATGGAAGTTATCCGGTCTTACGAATTGGCAGAAGAAGGTACAATTGGTGTTTGTGGCGGAATGGCGATGTGTGCATCATGCCAGGTTTATGTGGTGGAAGGTTCAGATAAACTGACCGAAATGGGCGCTGAAGAAGACGCGATGCTGAGTGAAGCATTTTATGTTCAGGAGAACAGCAGACTTGGCTGTCAGATACATATTACAGAAGATATTGACGGTTTAGAAGTTGCCATTGCACCGTATCCATAA
- a CDS encoding cation-translocating P-type ATPase produces MFFHIPEHLKGLTDEEVQRSHQKFGYNQMKQIEKSSWLKLLFDILREPMLILLIIIAIIYLAVGNYGEALFMLAAIILVSGISFYQDNRSQKALEELEKLNEPLSRVIRNSKIVEIPTHEIAVGDLCITEEGKMINADGKIVHSNDFSVNESSLTGESFSVFKDNTSEDRQVYNGTSTVSGLAVFEVEHIGKETKLGKIGESISAIKDEKSPLQKQIEQFLKYMAIIGVTVFLLVCAVNYYHTRNIVDSLLNGLTLAMSILPEEIPVAFTTFMALGAWKLMRDGIIIKKSNIVETLGSATVICTDKTGTITENSMHLKAVYDFRGDKVFNDQQFNDESVTELIQYAMWSSEPVPFDPMEKSLHQVYGETQKVDLRPEFEMFHEYPLDGKPPMMTHLFKNEKGERIIAAKGAPEAIINVCQLSEEDQIKIRKEIDEFGKQGYRLLGIAKSNFQGDDFPKKQQDIQFEFLGMVVFYDPPKKGIDEVFRKFKEAGIKIKVITGDNAQTTKSIALQAGIRGVSNPVNGVEISHLSEEELMKVVDQKVLFTRMFPEAKLCVINALKKNNEVVVMLGDGVNDGPALKAAHIGVAMGEKGTEIAKAAAVVILTNDDLGKLVTAIAAGRRIYTNIKKAVQYIISIHIPIILTVSLPLFLGWAFPQIFTPVHVIFLELVMGPTCSIVYENEPMEKNTMTQKPRPMSETFLTMRELIISIIQGLVITAGVLFIYQLTYRNGGNEVMTRSMVFTTLIFANILLSFANRSFYYTMFESFRNKNNLLIYITLGTLGMLMIMLYVGPVTQFFKLNSLNLNQLLTAGSAAIISVMWFEIYKLLKRIFNSKKDEI; encoded by the coding sequence ATGTTTTTTCATATTCCCGAACATTTAAAAGGTTTAACGGACGAAGAAGTTCAACGCTCTCATCAGAAATTTGGTTATAATCAAATGAAGCAAATTGAGAAAAGCAGTTGGCTGAAATTGCTATTCGACATCTTGCGCGAACCGATGTTGATTTTATTAATCATCATTGCAATTATTTATCTGGCTGTTGGAAATTACGGTGAGGCACTCTTCATGTTGGCGGCGATAATTCTAGTTTCCGGGATTTCTTTTTATCAGGACAATAGAAGTCAGAAAGCGCTGGAAGAATTAGAAAAACTCAACGAACCTTTAAGCCGAGTCATCAGAAATTCAAAGATTGTAGAAATTCCTACGCACGAAATTGCAGTTGGAGATCTGTGTATTACTGAGGAAGGAAAAATGATCAATGCCGATGGAAAAATCGTTCATAGCAATGATTTCTCTGTGAATGAATCCTCACTTACGGGTGAAAGTTTTTCTGTCTTTAAAGATAATACTTCGGAAGATCGGCAGGTTTACAATGGAACTTCCACCGTTTCTGGTCTGGCTGTTTTTGAAGTCGAACATATTGGTAAAGAAACCAAACTTGGTAAAATTGGTGAATCTATTTCCGCCATAAAAGATGAAAAATCTCCTCTACAAAAGCAGATTGAGCAGTTTTTGAAATACATGGCGATTATAGGAGTCACCGTTTTCCTTTTAGTTTGTGCCGTTAATTATTACCATACCCGAAATATTGTTGATTCCTTATTAAATGGATTGACTTTGGCAATGTCGATTTTGCCTGAAGAAATTCCCGTTGCTTTTACAACCTTCATGGCTCTCGGCGCCTGGAAATTAATGCGGGACGGCATCATTATTAAAAAAAGTAATATCGTTGAAACCTTAGGAAGTGCCACGGTTATTTGCACTGATAAAACGGGAACTATAACGGAAAATTCCATGCATCTAAAAGCCGTTTATGATTTTAGAGGTGACAAAGTTTTTAATGACCAGCAATTTAATGACGAATCGGTGACAGAACTGATCCAATATGCGATGTGGAGTAGTGAGCCCGTTCCTTTTGACCCGATGGAAAAATCCCTTCATCAGGTTTACGGCGAAACTCAAAAAGTAGATCTTCGTCCGGAATTTGAGATGTTTCATGAATATCCATTAGATGGAAAACCACCGATGATGACGCATCTTTTTAAAAATGAAAAAGGCGAACGAATCATTGCGGCAAAAGGTGCTCCTGAAGCCATCATTAATGTTTGTCAACTTTCTGAAGAAGATCAGATTAAAATCAGAAAAGAAATTGATGAGTTTGGAAAGCAAGGGTATCGACTTTTAGGAATTGCTAAATCAAACTTTCAAGGAGATGATTTTCCAAAAAAACAACAGGATATTCAGTTTGAATTTTTGGGAATGGTGGTTTTCTACGATCCGCCAAAGAAAGGAATCGACGAAGTTTTTAGAAAATTTAAAGAAGCCGGAATTAAGATAAAAGTAATCACCGGAGATAATGCTCAAACAACAAAAAGTATCGCTTTACAAGCCGGAATTAGAGGAGTTTCAAATCCAGTTAATGGTGTTGAAATCAGTCATCTGAGCGAAGAAGAATTAATGAAAGTAGTCGATCAAAAAGTATTGTTTACCAGAATGTTTCCGGAAGCAAAACTTTGCGTCATTAATGCTTTAAAAAAGAATAATGAAGTAGTAGTCATGCTTGGCGATGGCGTTAATGATGGACCAGCCTTAAAAGCCGCACACATCGGAGTTGCGATGGGCGAGAAAGGAACTGAAATCGCAAAAGCCGCTGCAGTAGTTATTTTGACAAATGATGATTTGGGAAAATTAGTGACTGCGATTGCGGCCGGACGTAGGATTTATACCAACATTAAAAAAGCAGTTCAGTATATTATTTCGATTCATATTCCAATTATTCTGACGGTTTCCTTGCCCTTATTTTTAGGTTGGGCTTTTCCCCAAATTTTTACGCCGGTTCACGTTATATTTTTAGAATTGGTGATGGGTCCAACCTGTTCCATCGTTTATGAAAATGAACCGATGGAAAAGAATACGATGACGCAAAAACCGCGGCCAATGTCGGAAACCTTCCTAACGATGAGGGAATTGATCATCAGTATTATTCAGGGATTAGTGATTACCGCCGGAGTTCTGTTCATTTACCAGTTAACGTATAGAAATGGAGGTAATGAAGTTATGACGAGATCGATGGTTTTTACCACTTTAATTTTCGCGAATATCTTACTGAGTTTTGCGAACAGATCGTTTTACTATACGATGTTTGAAAGTTTCAGGAATAAGAACAATCTTTTAATTTATATTACTTTAGGAACCTTAGGTATGTTAATGATTATGCTGTATGTTGGTCCGGTTACTCAATTCTTTAAGTTGAACTCATTGAATCTGAACCAACTTTTAACGGCAGGTTCTGCAGCAATTATTTCGGTCATGTGGTTTGAAATCTATAAACTGTTAAAGAGGATATTTAATAGTAAGAAAGATGAAATTTAA